Proteins from one Rhodothermus bifroesti genomic window:
- a CDS encoding vWA domain-containing protein yields MTLAQPEWLWALALLPALALLRWWLWRRRKGDVQFSSTTLLSHVPQTFWSRLRGLPFALRLATLALCIVALARPQERFVRETHTVEGIDVLLVLDVSSSMLAQDFLPNRFEVARRTAAHFVQGRQQDRIGLVVFAGQAFTQVPLTLDYAFLQTMLARLQLGRLEDGTAIGTALATAVNRLKDAEARSKVIILLTDGQNNRGEIDPLTAAQLARMAGIRIYTIGLSGHGQAPLGPQRQLVPVEIDEVMMQRVAELTGGRYFRATDEKALEAIYAEIDRLEKSPVASLRYEAVRERYAGFLLAALLLLCLEIGLRSTRLRRLVDA; encoded by the coding sequence ATGACGCTGGCCCAACCGGAATGGCTATGGGCACTGGCCCTGCTTCCTGCCTTGGCCTTACTGCGCTGGTGGCTTTGGCGCCGGCGTAAAGGCGACGTACAGTTTAGCAGCACGACCCTCCTTAGCCATGTCCCACAAACGTTCTGGAGCCGCCTGAGGGGGCTGCCATTTGCATTGCGCTTGGCAACGCTCGCTTTGTGCATAGTTGCGCTGGCCCGACCGCAAGAGCGGTTTGTACGCGAAACGCACACGGTTGAAGGCATCGACGTGTTGCTGGTTCTCGACGTGTCCTCGTCGATGCTGGCGCAAGACTTCCTGCCCAACCGTTTCGAAGTGGCCCGACGTACGGCTGCCCATTTTGTACAGGGTCGGCAACAGGACCGCATCGGTCTGGTGGTCTTTGCAGGGCAGGCCTTTACGCAGGTACCCCTCACGTTGGACTACGCTTTCCTCCAAACCATGCTAGCACGGCTTCAGCTCGGCCGTCTAGAGGACGGCACAGCCATCGGTACGGCCTTGGCCACTGCCGTAAACCGCCTCAAAGATGCGGAAGCCCGCAGCAAGGTTATCATTCTGCTCACCGATGGCCAGAACAACCGGGGAGAAATCGATCCGCTCACTGCAGCCCAGCTAGCACGGATGGCTGGTATTCGCATCTACACCATTGGCCTAAGCGGCCACGGCCAAGCTCCTTTGGGCCCGCAACGCCAGCTTGTCCCAGTAGAAATTGACGAAGTTATGATGCAGCGCGTGGCCGAACTAACCGGTGGGCGGTACTTTCGGGCAACCGACGAAAAGGCCTTAGAAGCCATCTACGCTGAAATTGACCGACTCGAAAAAAGCCCTGTTGCTTCGTTGCGCTACGAAGCCGTGCGTGAGCGCTACGCAGGGTTTTTACTGGCAGCACTGCTGCTGCTTTGTTTGGAAATCGGACTACGGAGCACGCGGCTGCGACGTTTGGTAGACGCATGA
- a CDS encoding cation:proton antiporter — MHTLELSLPLTNPVLVFAIALLLILVVPLIFQRLLRLPGLIGLIIAGVLIGPHGLNILARDASIELLGTVGLLYIMFISGLEIDLNEFKRQRHRSLLFGILTFVIPQGLGILVGTTVLHFSWPSAVLLGAVISSHTLLAYPLVSRLGLGRVESVTVAVGATILTDTAALLVLALVVQAANGQLTPLFWLQIGGALTLYVLGVLWAVPRLGQWFFQKIRSEGTYEFIFVLTILFVCAFFAAVAGVEPIVGAFLAGLTLNRLVPEPSPLMHQIRFVGESLFIPFFLLSVGMLVDVRVFFQGAQAWTVTLAMLGAVLVAKWSAAQLTRPLFGYSADHGWLVFGLTIPQAAATLATVLVGYQANLFDINVLNGTILMMLITCVLGPWVAGHYGRRIARAMEHAPPEASHAPQRIMVSLANPETAPLLMELALLIRQPTFKQPLYPITVVRNRGDVNRAVVEAEKLLGHATAHAVAANVPVTPLVRIGHNVVTALQQAIQEQRISTVVIGWNGKIGRRHIFESVLDQLLERSQELVLVSKIEQPLATINRVVLLIPPYAEAEPGFTEAIRTLKTLTYQESAQLVVFTPKERLPQIQTLLKTQKPTVPTTYHPLSSWSQVIVAYQAESQPHDLLCLISARSGTLSWHPSLERLPRLLARRFPQKSLLVVFPPLFTEEQKDLLLSTDSLSTLLTPQRIRLPLQGEQPAEALADLLQTGFSETDFRMETLIPSLLEKGVVALTEDVALYHAHVDTLTAPMLFLGIHAQGLQFSQHAHPVHLVMVLLSPNAEPSENHVHRIEQLVRLAYTPSTIAQLRKARTPEEAYAVLHTYLHTLRS, encoded by the coding sequence ATGCACACCCTTGAGCTTTCGCTGCCCCTTACGAACCCGGTCTTGGTTTTTGCTATAGCGTTGCTGCTGATCTTAGTCGTGCCCTTAATCTTTCAGCGCCTCCTGCGGCTGCCTGGCCTCATCGGACTTATCATTGCGGGTGTGCTTATTGGTCCACATGGCCTCAATATCCTTGCCCGCGATGCTTCCATCGAATTGCTCGGCACAGTTGGGCTGCTTTACATCATGTTTATATCCGGCCTAGAAATAGACCTGAATGAATTCAAGCGCCAGCGCCATCGGAGTTTGCTCTTTGGCATTTTAACGTTTGTCATTCCCCAAGGATTAGGTATACTCGTTGGCACTACGGTGCTGCATTTTAGCTGGCCCAGCGCCGTGCTTCTGGGGGCTGTCATTAGCTCCCATACCTTGCTTGCCTATCCCCTTGTGAGCCGCTTGGGGCTCGGACGCGTAGAATCCGTGACCGTGGCCGTAGGCGCTACAATTTTGACCGATACGGCAGCACTGCTGGTCTTAGCCCTTGTGGTTCAAGCTGCTAACGGACAGCTTACCCCGCTGTTTTGGTTGCAGATTGGCGGTGCCCTTACACTCTACGTGCTCGGGGTGCTTTGGGCCGTTCCCCGACTTGGGCAGTGGTTTTTCCAAAAAATCCGCAGCGAAGGCACCTATGAATTTATCTTTGTGCTCACCATTCTTTTCGTGTGCGCCTTTTTCGCGGCAGTAGCAGGCGTGGAACCTATTGTAGGCGCTTTTTTGGCGGGCCTCACGCTGAACCGCTTGGTACCAGAACCCAGTCCCCTCATGCATCAAATCCGCTTTGTTGGGGAATCTCTCTTTATCCCGTTTTTCTTGCTTTCCGTAGGCATGTTGGTCGATGTGCGCGTGTTTTTCCAGGGTGCGCAGGCTTGGACAGTCACGCTCGCAATGCTCGGAGCGGTTTTGGTAGCCAAATGGTCTGCGGCCCAGCTTACGCGACCGCTGTTTGGGTACAGCGCCGATCATGGCTGGCTCGTGTTTGGCCTAACCATACCTCAAGCCGCTGCAACGCTGGCCACCGTCTTGGTCGGATACCAAGCGAATCTATTTGACATCAACGTGCTGAATGGCACGATTCTCATGATGCTGATTACCTGCGTGCTGGGACCCTGGGTGGCTGGCCACTATGGTCGCCGTATTGCTCGGGCTATGGAACATGCCCCACCAGAGGCAAGCCACGCGCCCCAGCGCATCATGGTTTCCTTGGCCAATCCCGAAACAGCTCCTTTGTTGATGGAACTGGCTTTGCTGATCCGCCAGCCTACCTTCAAGCAGCCGCTATACCCTATTACAGTTGTACGCAATCGAGGCGACGTCAACCGCGCTGTGGTCGAAGCCGAAAAACTCTTAGGGCACGCCACAGCACATGCTGTAGCAGCCAACGTTCCGGTAACCCCTCTGGTCCGCATTGGGCATAACGTGGTTACTGCACTACAGCAAGCCATTCAGGAACAGCGTATTTCTACAGTAGTGATTGGATGGAACGGGAAAATTGGGCGTCGCCACATTTTTGAAAGCGTACTCGATCAACTGTTAGAACGCAGCCAAGAGTTGGTATTGGTCAGTAAAATTGAGCAACCTCTGGCCACCATCAACCGTGTTGTTCTTCTGATCCCTCCGTATGCTGAAGCCGAACCTGGGTTTACAGAAGCCATCCGCACCCTAAAAACCCTGACCTACCAGGAAAGCGCGCAGCTTGTTGTTTTTACACCCAAAGAACGTCTACCCCAGATACAGACCCTCCTTAAAACGCAAAAGCCTACGGTGCCCACAACTTACCACCCCCTGTCTTCTTGGTCACAAGTTATCGTTGCCTACCAAGCCGAAAGCCAGCCCCATGATCTACTTTGCCTTATTTCAGCCCGATCGGGAACGTTAAGCTGGCATCCTAGCCTGGAACGGCTTCCCCGACTCTTGGCCCGCCGTTTTCCCCAAAAAAGCCTGCTGGTCGTCTTTCCCCCTTTATTTACCGAAGAACAAAAAGACCTGCTGCTCTCGACAGATTCGCTAAGCACCTTGCTCACCCCGCAGCGCATTCGCCTACCCCTGCAGGGCGAGCAGCCTGCTGAAGCACTGGCTGATTTGCTCCAAACAGGCTTCTCAGAAACAGACTTCCGCATGGAAACACTAATCCCGTCGCTGCTAGAAAAAGGGGTTGTTGCCCTTACAGAAGACGTTGCGCTCTACCATGCGCATGTAGATACGCTGACTGCTCCTATGCTGTTTTTAGGCATTCATGCTCAGGGATTACAATTTTCTCAGCATGCCCACCCCGTACACCTTGTTATGGTGCTGCTAAGCCCCAATGCTGAGCCTTCAGAAAACCACGTGCACCGCATAGAGCAATTGGTGCGTTTGGCTTATACCCCTTCTACAATAGCGCAACTGCGCAAAGCGCGTACACCCGAAGAAGCGTATGCCGTGTTGCACACCTACCTACACACGCTGCGCTCATGA
- a CDS encoding BatD family protein, protein MRWYFWIGFWVGYWLPSAAAQAPQLTIRLSADTVLIGERFTLTLVVERDAGWQLEAPTDSLLGDLYVVGTPLHRSYPAGPGRLRDSLVYTVTTFALDTARVPALSLRLRTETEHQTLHTPPLRVVVRSIVPPDASGIRALAPIVDFPAPQWPWLLGLAVVALLLGLAVYFWRRRGQQPPSVPLAARNAASDPYEVALKHLEALKPLADQIPVKPFYVGLTETLRGYLEDRLGLAARKMTTRELIAHLQRYPLPTIAALAEPLRQVLEAADLAKFACREYPPAYNHHMLAVTHTLLERLERTLAADRLPPSTEPS, encoded by the coding sequence ATGCGTTGGTACTTTTGGATTGGCTTCTGGGTTGGCTATTGGCTACCTTCGGCAGCAGCCCAAGCCCCTCAACTTACCATTAGGCTTTCGGCCGACACGGTACTTATCGGCGAACGGTTTACGCTGACGCTGGTAGTAGAGCGCGACGCGGGCTGGCAGCTTGAGGCGCCAACCGATAGCCTCCTGGGCGACCTCTATGTCGTTGGCACGCCCCTACACCGCAGCTACCCGGCCGGCCCAGGCCGCCTGCGCGACAGCCTGGTCTACACGGTAACCACTTTTGCACTCGACACTGCCCGCGTTCCGGCCTTATCCCTTCGCCTACGCACGGAAACCGAACACCAAACGCTCCACACCCCACCTTTGCGGGTCGTGGTGCGCTCCATCGTACCACCCGATGCCTCAGGCATTCGCGCCTTAGCACCCATCGTCGACTTTCCAGCCCCCCAATGGCCCTGGCTGCTTGGTCTCGCCGTAGTGGCCCTGCTGCTAGGCTTGGCCGTCTATTTCTGGCGACGCCGCGGTCAGCAACCTCCCAGCGTTCCTTTAGCTGCGCGCAACGCTGCTTCTGATCCTTACGAAGTTGCCTTAAAACATCTGGAGGCCTTAAAGCCGCTGGCGGATCAGATACCGGTGAAGCCATTTTATGTCGGTCTTACCGAAACCTTACGGGGCTATCTCGAAGACCGCCTGGGCCTTGCCGCCCGCAAAATGACGACACGCGAGCTCATTGCACATCTGCAGCGCTACCCCCTACCGACCATCGCTGCCCTGGCCGAACCTTTGCGCCAGGTACTTGAAGCTGCCGACTTAGCAAAATTTGCCTGTCGAGAATATCCCCCAGCGTATAACCACCACATGCTAGCCGTAACGCATACCCTCCTTGAACGCCTCGAACGCACCCTAGCTGCTGATCGGCTTCCTCCCTCTACTGAACCGTCTTGA
- a CDS encoding VWA domain-containing protein: MIHWLHPELAWTLVAVPLVALLLWWAAQQQQRDRVRLGDPELLNRLASQTSRAMRAFRTAFLLLAVLLLSLALMGPRTGVQPRTAEQRGLDLLIALDVSNSMLAEDVTPNRLVRARYTLHRLLDHLAGDRVGLILFAGDAFLQCPFTTDYGAVRLFLDIADPSLIPTQGTDYVRMLQLALQTFASLPPSSTSRSRVLLVVSDGENHAPNVERMVRALENAGIARLAVGVGETSGAPIPVYEKGQRLGFKRDQAGRIVYTRLEPTTLQVLAGNEGYLHLNHAGNIVSALVEKLHTFSRTPTALKTFDTYVERYQWPLALAVLLLLLEAVLGGRRVPKLV, encoded by the coding sequence ATGATCCACTGGTTACATCCCGAACTCGCCTGGACGCTTGTTGCAGTGCCGCTGGTGGCTCTACTGCTGTGGTGGGCAGCCCAGCAGCAACAGCGCGACCGTGTCCGTTTGGGTGATCCAGAACTGCTCAATCGCCTGGCCTCGCAAACGTCACGTGCAATGCGCGCTTTTCGCACGGCGTTCCTACTGCTTGCCGTGTTGCTCCTGAGCCTTGCCTTGATGGGCCCCCGCACTGGGGTGCAACCGCGCACCGCTGAGCAGCGCGGCTTAGACCTGCTCATTGCGCTCGACGTATCCAACTCAATGCTGGCAGAAGACGTCACGCCGAATCGACTTGTCCGCGCCCGCTATACGTTGCATCGCTTGCTCGACCACTTAGCAGGTGATCGTGTAGGGCTCATTCTGTTTGCCGGCGATGCCTTTTTGCAATGTCCTTTTACTACAGACTATGGTGCCGTACGCCTGTTTTTGGACATAGCCGATCCTTCGCTAATCCCTACGCAAGGCACCGACTATGTGCGCATGCTGCAGCTAGCTTTGCAAACCTTCGCCTCCCTCCCGCCGAGCTCTACCTCACGCAGCCGCGTGCTGCTTGTTGTTTCCGATGGCGAAAACCATGCACCCAACGTGGAGCGTATGGTTCGCGCTCTAGAAAACGCTGGCATTGCGCGCTTAGCTGTTGGCGTTGGAGAAACGTCCGGGGCCCCAATTCCAGTATACGAAAAGGGCCAGCGCTTGGGTTTTAAACGCGATCAAGCAGGACGCATTGTCTACACGCGACTGGAGCCGACCACGCTTCAGGTACTCGCTGGCAACGAAGGCTACCTCCACCTAAACCACGCAGGCAACATCGTCTCAGCGCTTGTTGAAAAGCTGCATACCTTTAGCCGAACTCCTACTGCCCTTAAAACGTTCGATACTTACGTTGAGCGCTATCAGTGGCCACTGGCACTGGCAGTGCTGTTGCTTTTACTGGAAGCTGTCCTGGGCGGTCGCCGCGTGCCCAAGCTTGTTTAA
- a CDS encoding SIR2 family NAD-dependent protein deacylase, producing the protein MKAFPPALIERLAGAQSVAVLTGAGISAESGVPTFRDAGGLWEQFRPEELANVQAFLRNPDLVQRWYAYRRKLVREVEPNAGHYALVALERLIPDFTLITQNVDNLHRRAGSQRIVELHGNLLRSYCINCRRPATEIDLEAAAEGQPARCPACGGLIRPDVVWFGEFLPEEALTEAYAACERAEVFLSIGTSALVYPAAGLPLEAKRHGAYVAEINLHPSAIAREVDAVILGKAGEILPVLVETLRQARSRNAPAAGS; encoded by the coding sequence ATGAAAGCTTTTCCTCCAGCCCTGATCGAACGCCTTGCAGGCGCTCAATCGGTTGCAGTACTGACCGGCGCAGGGATCAGTGCCGAAAGCGGCGTGCCGACATTCCGAGATGCCGGAGGCCTATGGGAGCAGTTTCGGCCTGAAGAACTCGCCAATGTGCAGGCTTTTTTGCGCAACCCCGACTTGGTGCAGCGCTGGTATGCCTACCGCCGTAAGCTGGTGCGAGAGGTGGAACCTAACGCTGGCCATTATGCGCTGGTAGCGCTGGAGCGCCTGATTCCTGACTTTACGTTGATTACGCAAAACGTGGATAACTTGCATCGCCGAGCAGGCAGCCAGCGCATCGTAGAACTGCACGGGAACCTGCTGCGCAGCTACTGCATCAACTGCCGGCGTCCAGCTACCGAAATTGACCTGGAGGCTGCCGCTGAAGGCCAACCGGCGCGATGCCCAGCATGTGGGGGATTGATCCGCCCTGACGTGGTTTGGTTTGGCGAGTTTTTGCCGGAAGAAGCCTTGACTGAAGCCTATGCCGCCTGCGAGCGGGCCGAGGTGTTTTTAAGCATCGGAACCAGCGCCCTTGTTTATCCGGCTGCTGGCTTGCCCCTAGAGGCAAAACGCCACGGCGCCTATGTAGCCGAAATCAACCTGCATCCCAGCGCCATTGCCCGCGAAGTAGATGCCGTTATCCTAGGAAAAGCAGGCGAGATTCTGCCGGTATTGGTCGAAACTCTCCGACAGGCCCGCTCGCGAAACGCTCCTGCTGCAGGCTCGTAA
- a CDS encoding tetratricopeptide repeat protein — translation MRLLFVLLLLLVLTDDGARRGRHGNEAYRAGRYAEAAEAYRQGLLLTQNPAVRFGLQHNLGVALLQLGHVAEARAAFEAALRLAPSETERARAAYNAGNAAVADGDIGAALRYYRIALLADPAFEDARFNYEYLLRHQPPTPPPPNTGTSALGNPSPQPETGAKDQGNPQASPEASLNVQQPSSAQSFEEPMGRLSPEMAARLLEALQQQEQAALRRAMQLPARPEAVEKDW, via the coding sequence ATGCGTCTGCTGTTTGTCCTATTGCTGCTCTTGGTACTGACAGACGACGGCGCTCGGCGAGGGCGCCACGGCAACGAAGCCTACCGGGCTGGCCGCTATGCGGAAGCAGCAGAAGCGTACCGACAAGGCTTACTGCTTACCCAAAACCCTGCGGTGCGCTTCGGTTTGCAGCATAATCTAGGTGTAGCCCTGCTGCAGCTGGGGCATGTAGCAGAAGCGCGGGCCGCTTTTGAAGCAGCCCTACGCCTGGCGCCTTCGGAAACCGAGCGTGCCCGCGCGGCCTACAACGCTGGCAATGCTGCGGTAGCCGACGGGGATATTGGCGCGGCATTGCGCTACTACCGCATAGCCCTACTGGCCGACCCCGCATTTGAAGACGCCCGCTTTAACTACGAATACCTACTGCGCCACCAGCCACCTACCCCACCTCCTCCCAATACCGGAACCTCTGCCTTGGGCAACCCCTCTCCTCAACCGGAAACTGGCGCTAAAGATCAAGGCAACCCCCAAGCTTCACCTGAAGCTTCCCTCAATGTGCAACAACCTTCCTCAGCGCAATCCTTTGAGGAACCCATGGGCAGACTGTCGCCCGAAATGGCAGCCCGACTTTTAGAAGCGCTGCAGCAGCAAGAACAAGCAGCGCTGCGCCGCGCGATGCAACTTCCCGCACGCCCCGAAGCTGTAGAAAAAGATTGGTAA